In the genome of Abyssalbus ytuae, the window TTTAGCCAGTCATGTTCTTCCATGTCAAATGGCCCTTTTCCATAATTTTTGGTAAAATCCGGATGTTCCTGGTTAATGAGGTCAGCAATTTTAATATTTAGTTTCTCCGCCAGTTCACTCCATTGAGTTCCGGTAACCTTTGTTTTGGACACATCAACAATGAGAACATCCTTATCCATAGAATTTACATACGCATTCATCCTTTTTCCAAGTGATGTATCAGGATGGTAAAATAAAGTAATCTGCCTGTTA includes:
- a CDS encoding arsenate reductase family protein; the protein is MGTIATNNRQITLFYHPDTSLGKRMNAYVNSMDKDVLIVDVSKTKVTGTQWSELAEKLNIKIADLINQEHPDFTKNYGKGPFDMEEHDWLKVLEMHPELLIHPIVINGEEYMQIKKPTDFTKFMGADSAGADEKNPL